The Pseudomonas sp. FP198 genomic interval AAGCTCGAAGGGTTTGTCGCCCGGCGTCGTGGTTTGGCGGCGCGCTATAATCAGTTGCTGGGTGGTTCGCCGCTGACCTTGCCCGGCTTGCAAGCCGACGCCGAATCGGCCTGGCATTTGTATGTGGTGCGCTTGCGACTTGATGAGATTTCCCTCAGTCATCGTCAGGTTTTCGAAGGCTTGCGCGCGGCCGGGATCGGTGTGAACCTGCACTACATACCGGTCCATTTGCAACCGTATTACCGCGATCTGGGATTTGCCCAAGGTGATTATCCACAGGCTGAACGTTATTACGCCGAGGCCATCAGCCTACCGATGTTTCCTTCCCTCAGCGACGAACAGCAGGACTATGTGGTTGGGCAACTGCAACGTTTGCTTGAGGAGTAACGACGCGTGAGCGCAATCGCGATCATTCCCGCCCGTGGCGGTAGCAAGCGTATTCCTCGCAAGAACCTGAAGCCGTTCGATGGCGTGCCGATGATTGTCCGCTCAATCCGTACGGCGCTGGCGTCGGGATTGTTCAACGAAGTGATTGTCAGCACCGATGACGAAGAAATTGCCGAATTGGCCAAGACTCACGGTGCGCAGGTGCCATTCCTGCGACCGGCAGCGTTAGCGGATGATTTCACCGGAACGGCGACGGTGATTGTCCATGCCCTGAATGAATTACGTGCGCGTTCGTTCGACTTTGTCTGTTGCATTTATGCCACCGCCCCCTTGTTGCAACCGCGGTTTCTACGTGAAGGTTTTGACTTACTGCGCGAGCATCCCGAGAAGTCGTTCGCGTTTTCTGTGACCGGTTTTGGCTTTCCGGTGCAACGCGCGTTGACACTGGACGAACAGGGCGCGTTGACGCCTCTGTACCCGCAATTTCGCGACACCCGCTCCCAGGACCTGGCCGAAGCTTTTCAGGATGCTGGCCAATTCTATTGGGGGCGCCGGGAGGCTTGGTTGCGTGGCGATACGTTGTTTTCTTCCAAAAGCCTGCCGGTGGTGCTGCCTCGCCATCTGGTGCAAGACATCGATACCGCCGAAGACTGGACGCGCGCCGAGTATCTCTACGCCGCTTTGAAAGCAGGCGGTGAATTGCAATGAGAGTGCTGATCCGCGCCGACGCTTCACCCAGCATCGGCAGTGGGCACATCGCCCGTTGCCTGACCTTGGCGCGAGTCCTGCGCGGGCAGGGCGCGCACGTCGCGTTCGCCTGTCGGTTGCTCATCGGACATCGTCTGCACGCCTTGGAGGCCGAGGGCTTTGAGACGTTCTCCCTGCCAGACTTTTATCCTGGCGAAGATCCGCAACAGGCCATCGAGTCGTTGTTACCCTGGCAGGCAGATATCGAAGCGTTGGAGCAAGCGCTGGCCGATCGGCCCGGTTTCGACTGGATCATCGTTGACCACTATGGCCTGGATCATCATTGGCAGACCGCTGCCCGGCGCTTTGCGCCAAGGATCATGGCGGTGGATGACCTGGCGACCCGGACTTATAGCGTCGACCTCCTGCTTAATCAGAATCTGTCCGGTACCCAAGCTGCGTATGAAGGGTTGCTGCCCAAGCATTGCCGTACGCTGCTGGGACCGCGTTACGCGTTGTTGCGCGATGAGTTTCGTTGCGGGGCGATCGAGATAAAACCGAAGGTCAGGCGCGTGCTCGTCAATTTCGGCGGTTTTGATGCGGCGATGCAGACTTATCACGCAATGCTGGCGCTGGCGGATTACCCTGGACTGGAAGTGGATTTTGTTGCCGGTGTGGACAACCCGGCATGGGCTTGCATGCAACGGATGGCGGCGAGTCGTCCCCATTGGCGATTGCACAGTTTCGTCAGTCATTTTCATCGGCTCATGCTGGAGGCCGATCTGTTCATTGGTGCCGGTGGTGGAACCAGTTGGGAGCGGGCCGCCATGGGGTTGCCCACGATTTGTATCGCGGTATCGAACAATCAGCAGGCCAACAGCGATGCAATGGCGTCGTTTGGAGCCCATGTCTACCTCGGGCCCAGAGATAAGGTTACGGTTGAACAGTTGCGCCAGGCCATCGGTTTCGTCGTGGATAACCACGGGTTGCGTCAGAGCCTGGCACAGCACTCCCGGCGACTGGTCGACGGCTTGGGCGTGTCACGCGTCGCCGTTGCGTTGGCCGGCGCCATGTTACGGGTCCGTCCGGCCACGCAAGCTGACGCTCGTCTGCTTTTCGAGGGGCGTAATGCCGACGCCGTGCGCCGTGTATCGCTGGATCGTTCACCCGTCGACTGGGATCGCCATTGCCAATGGCTGCAAGGCAGCCTGGTCAATCCACAGCGTTTATTGCTGGTTGGCGATGCGTTCGACGGACCTGTCGGCGCATTGCGTTACGACCTGCAAGGCAGCGAAGCGCTGGTATCGATTTATTTGTTCGAGAATCGCCTGGGGCTGGGGTGGGGCAGGGCATTGCTGGCCCATGGTGAGGCGTTTGCTACCGTCCACTGGCCGCAATTGAGCCGCTTTACCGCTCAGGTTCTGCCCGCTAACCAGGCGTCTTTGGACCTGTTCCGCCAAGCCGGTTTCAGTCAAGGCACATGCGTGTTCACGCGCGTATTGAAGGATCATCCTCATGAGTAGTTTCAAGATCGGTCAGCGCAGTATCGGGGCTGACGCGCCGCCTTTCATCATTGCCGAGATGAGCGGCAACCATAACCAATCGCTGGAAGTGGCCTTGCAGATCGTCGAAGCCGCCGCCCATGCCGGCGCTCACGCTTTGAAGCTGCAGACCTACACTGCCGATACCATGACGCTGGATCTGAGCGAAGGGGAATTCTTCATCAAGGACCCCAGCAGCCTTTGGGCGGGTACATCGCTCTATGACTTGTACGATAAGGCCCATACGCCCTGGGAATGGCACGCTCCGATTTTCGCCCGGGCCAAGGCGCTGGGCATGCTCGCGTTCTCGACGCCGTTCGACGAGACCGCCGTGGATTTTCTCGAAAGCCTGGACGTGCCCGCCTATAAGATCGCCAGTTTTGAAAACACGGATCTACCGCTGATCCGGCGAGTCGCCGCCACCGGCAAGCCGTTGATTATTTCCACCGGCATGGCGAGCGTTGCTGAACTCGACGAAACTGTACGGGCGGCCCGAGAGGCCGGTTGCAAGGATCTGGTATTGCTCAAGTGCACCAGCACCTATCCGGCCACCCCGGCCAACAGCAATGTGCGCACTATCCCTCATCTGCGGGAATTATTCGGCTGTGAGGTGGGGTTATCGGACCACTCAATGGGGGTTGGCGTGTCTGTCGCCGCTGTGGCGTTAGGGGCAACCGTGGTAGAAAAACACTTCACTCTCGACCGCGCGGCGGGTGGGGTGGACGCCAGTTTCTCCCTTGAACCTGCGGAGCTGGCAGCGCTGGTGATTGAAACCGAGCGTGCCTGGCAAGCCATGGGACAGGTGCACTATGGCGTGACCGAGGCTGAGCGCAAGTCGCTGGTCTATCGACGTTCTCTGTATGTGACGCAAGACATGAGCCCTGGTGATGCGTTTACACCACATAACGTCCGGGCTATTCGCCCAGGCCTGGGGCTGCCTCCCAAGTACGCCGACTCTGTGATGGGCCGTTGTGCTCGTAAAGCCATCAAACGCGGCACTCCATTGGCCTGGTCGCTGGTTGAATAGCCCTTTCAAAAAAGACCTTATTCGGAAAATTGGCGTGACCTACGAGTCATAACGCGCATCTTCACTGTATTGTATTGACCGGGAAGATGGCGCCTGGCCCTTATCAGGCCCAGTGATAGCCCTTTACACTTCCCATTTGTCGGCGCCCCTCGATTCCTTGCGAGCGGTGGTATTGGGCTGTTTTTGATTGGGAAGCCGTAATGATTGGCATAAAAAGCATTGCGAGCTACGTTCCTGTAGCCGGCGTGGACAATTACGCACAAGGTGCAAAATTTGAAAAGGATGAAGAATTCATCCTTGGCAAGATTGGCTCGGCCTTCTTGCCTCGCAAGGATGACGGGCAGGAAACCTCGGACCTGTGTGTCGAAGCGGTCAACGCGCTGTTTGCCAACAATCCCGGCCTGAAACGCGAATCCGTCGACGTGCTGATCGTCGTTACACAGAATGGCGATGAAGAAGGCTTGCCTCACACGGCAGCCATCGTCCAGGACAAGCTCGGCTTGCCTACCACCGTGGCGGCGTTCGATATTTCCCTGGGCTGCTCGGGTTATGTCTATGGCATCTATGCCATCAAGGGCTTCATGGAGGCCGCTGGCCTGAAGAACGGCCTGTTGGTGACGGCTGATCCGTATTCGAAAATCGTCGATCCAGAAGACCGCAATACGACGATGCTGTTTGGCGACGCGGCTACCGCCACCTGGATGGGGGAAGACGCCCCGTGGCAACTGGGCAAGGCCAAGTTTGGCACTGACGGCTCTGGCGCCCCGCACCTGAAGGTCAGCGACGGCGTATTCTTCATGAACGGCCGCCAAGTCTTCAACTTCGCCTTGCTCAAGGTTCCGGCCCATTTGCATGAGTTGCTCGCCGACTCTAACCTTCAAGCCAGCGACATCGATGCGTTCTGCATCCATCAGGGCAGTGCGGCAATTGTCGATGCCGTGGCGCGACGTTTCGAGGGCGAGCCGGAAAAGTTCATCAAGGACATGGTCGAGACCGGCAACACCGTGTCGTCGAGCATTCCACTGCTGCTGGAGAGACACGTGCTCAACTCCGACTGGAAGCGTGTGGCGTTGAGTGGCTTCGGCGTAGGTCTGTCATGGGGCTCGGCGATCATCTATCGCCCGTGAGCCAATAAAACCCGGGCACAAAAATAGCGTCCAAGGTGTAACCTTGAACGCTATTTTTTTGCCTGACGCGAAAGCGAGACACCATGAGCGAGTTCTTCGAGCGCAATCTTC includes:
- the pseF gene encoding pseudaminic acid cytidylyltransferase, whose amino-acid sequence is MSAIAIIPARGGSKRIPRKNLKPFDGVPMIVRSIRTALASGLFNEVIVSTDDEEIAELAKTHGAQVPFLRPAALADDFTGTATVIVHALNELRARSFDFVCCIYATAPLLQPRFLREGFDLLREHPEKSFAFSVTGFGFPVQRALTLDEQGALTPLYPQFRDTRSQDLAEAFQDAGQFYWGRREAWLRGDTLFSSKSLPVVLPRHLVQDIDTAEDWTRAEYLYAALKAGGELQ
- the pseI gene encoding pseudaminic acid synthase, with the translated sequence MSSFKIGQRSIGADAPPFIIAEMSGNHNQSLEVALQIVEAAAHAGAHALKLQTYTADTMTLDLSEGEFFIKDPSSLWAGTSLYDLYDKAHTPWEWHAPIFARAKALGMLAFSTPFDETAVDFLESLDVPAYKIASFENTDLPLIRRVAATGKPLIISTGMASVAELDETVRAAREAGCKDLVLLKCTSTYPATPANSNVRTIPHLRELFGCEVGLSDHSMGVGVSVAAVALGATVVEKHFTLDRAAGGVDASFSLEPAELAALVIETERAWQAMGQVHYGVTEAERKSLVYRRSLYVTQDMSPGDAFTPHNVRAIRPGLGLPPKYADSVMGRCARKAIKRGTPLAWSLVE
- a CDS encoding ketoacyl-ACP synthase III, whose amino-acid sequence is MIGIKSIASYVPVAGVDNYAQGAKFEKDEEFILGKIGSAFLPRKDDGQETSDLCVEAVNALFANNPGLKRESVDVLIVVTQNGDEEGLPHTAAIVQDKLGLPTTVAAFDISLGCSGYVYGIYAIKGFMEAAGLKNGLLVTADPYSKIVDPEDRNTTMLFGDAATATWMGEDAPWQLGKAKFGTDGSGAPHLKVSDGVFFMNGRQVFNFALLKVPAHLHELLADSNLQASDIDAFCIHQGSAAIVDAVARRFEGEPEKFIKDMVETGNTVSSSIPLLLERHVLNSDWKRVALSGFGVGLSWGSAIIYRP
- the pseG gene encoding UDP-2,4-diacetamido-2,4,6-trideoxy-beta-L-altropyranose hydrolase, giving the protein MRVLIRADASPSIGSGHIARCLTLARVLRGQGAHVAFACRLLIGHRLHALEAEGFETFSLPDFYPGEDPQQAIESLLPWQADIEALEQALADRPGFDWIIVDHYGLDHHWQTAARRFAPRIMAVDDLATRTYSVDLLLNQNLSGTQAAYEGLLPKHCRTLLGPRYALLRDEFRCGAIEIKPKVRRVLVNFGGFDAAMQTYHAMLALADYPGLEVDFVAGVDNPAWACMQRMAASRPHWRLHSFVSHFHRLMLEADLFIGAGGGTSWERAAMGLPTICIAVSNNQQANSDAMASFGAHVYLGPRDKVTVEQLRQAIGFVVDNHGLRQSLAQHSRRLVDGLGVSRVAVALAGAMLRVRPATQADARLLFEGRNADAVRRVSLDRSPVDWDRHCQWLQGSLVNPQRLLLVGDAFDGPVGALRYDLQGSEALVSIYLFENRLGLGWGRALLAHGEAFATVHWPQLSRFTAQVLPANQASLDLFRQAGFSQGTCVFTRVLKDHPHE